The stretch of DNA TTGCCAAAGCTGTGTAATAGGCAGCAAGAAAATTGCAGCTACGATAAAGGTATACAATGTAATGGTAAATGGCTGATATTTCTTTAATGCGAATTTGCTGAAAATTGTATATAATGCGTAGCCGAGTCCAGAGCCTAAACCCGTTATGACCCCAATGAACGTAAGGTTACTATCACCAGCAGAGACACCAGCGATTAATATACATCCAATAATTGTCCCTATAACTGCAATAAGCTTGTTCATATTAAGGCTTTCTTTTAAGAAAATGAAAGACAAAATCGTCACAAATGCTGGTGCAGTATAAAGTAGAATGACTGCAATTGATATATTCATTTGACTTATCGTTGTGAAATAGCAGAAATTAAAAAATACGACACTGAATATGCCTGTTCCAATAAAAAAACGAATATCTGTAAATCGATATAGTATCATTTGTTTACGATAGTGGATTATGCCAATGAATAATAAAAATATTGCCGCATAAATGACTCTGATAGCTACAATTTCCATCGAAGTAAATCCATAATCGGCTAACCCTTTAACGAAGAAAGCAATTATTCCCCAAAGACTGGCTCCTGCAGCAATCATTAAATAAGGCAGCAGCTTTTTCATAAAATTCTCTCCTTAAAGAAAGAGAATGACGCTAGTCATCCCCCACTTATCATGTCTTATTGCAATTTATATACATTGATGTACTTATCATATAGATATTTAATTAAGAATTCGGCATTCAATCCCTCACCTGTCACATCATTTAGGATATCTAGCGGCTTCTTCAGCTTACCATATTTGTGTACATTCTCTGTAAACCATTCTTTTATCGGTAATAAATTTCCTTCCTCCAGAAGCTGATCATAATGTGGCAAGTCTTTCTGCATCGCATTTTTCAGTTGTGCTGCATACATGTAGCCTAATGCGTAAGAAGGGAAATAGCCGAAGCTTCCTCCAGACCAGTGTACATCCTGAAGCACTCCTTGTGCATCATTTTCAGGCTTTACTCCTAAATATTTTTCATATTTATCTTTCCAGACTTGAGGAAGATCTTTAACCTCTATTTCATCATTAAATATTCCTTTTTCAATTTCATACCGGATGATAATATGTAATGGATATGTTAATTCATCAGCTTCAATTCGGATGAGAGAAGGCTTAGATTCATTGATTGCACGATAAAAATCTTCGAGACTGATTTCATCAAATTGTCCTGAAGCATATTCCTTCAGTAAATCATAATTCTTCTTCCAGAAAGATTGATTGCGCCCGACAAAGTTTTCATAGAAAAGTGATTGTGATTCATGGATTCCCATTGATGTTCCGTCGCAAAGAGGTGTACCGATTAAATCTTGAGAAATATTCTGCTCATATAGTGCGTGACCTCCTTCATGGATCGTACCAAATACAGCTGTACGGAAGTCAGATTCATCATATTTTGTTGTTACACGAACATCACCAGGGTTAAGTCCTATGGCAAAAGGATGTACAGTCTCATCTAATCTTCCTGCATTAAAGTTATAGCCCATCTGTTCAAGAATGGCTAGACTAAAATCTCGCTGCTTATTCTTAGGGAAATGTTCAAACAAAAAGGTAGTTTCCGGTTTATTGGCAGATTCTGAGATTTGTTGTACAAGCGGAACAATTTTCTCACGTAGCTCGCCAAATACCCGATCTAATACCTCAACAGTAATTCCCGGCTCATACATGTCAAGCAAAGTATTATATTTATTCCCATCATATCCCCAATAGCCAATAAAGCGTTTTGTCGTTTCAACAAGTTTTTCTAAATATGGGCGGAACAATGAAAAATCCGCTTTCTCCTTTGCCTCTTCCCAAATACTTTCAGCCTTTGATTGTAGAATAACAAATTCTTTATATTCTTCTGCTGGAATTTTTTTATTACGGTCATATTCCTTTTTACATTCTTCCAGTGTCTTCCATGTCTTTTCTGATAAATCATCTTTACTGCCAGATAATTGTTCTATGTAATCTGCCATCTCATTTGACGTAGACATTTTAAATACATCGGAAGAAAGCATACCAATGACTTCAGAACGCTGCTCAATTCCTTGCTTAGGTGCTCCTGTACGCAAATCCCAATACATTAACGAAAGAGCTTCATTATATGACTCCATTTTTTTTACATATTCCAAAAACTCGTTTTCAATTTTATCTATTTGATTACTCATCATGATCCCCCCTAATATTGAAATACGCTTCCTATTTTATCATATTTTTCTGAAAAAAAAGGAGCAATCTATCCAAAAATGATTCCAGTCACAGTAAGTTCAATTCCGATATTCGTTTTCTAATAAAAAAGAAGTTATAATTAGAAATGATATTGCCTTGATCAACTTCTTAAGTAAGACAAGACAGTTAAACTCTAAAACATAGGAAGAGATATTATGAAACAATTTATATTATTTATCGTTTTGATTTCATTTTTTGACATGTTTTCACAATTACCAATCATGAGCCCTTTTGCCAAAAGCTTAGGAGCAACACCTGCTTTAATTGGTTTAACAGTAGGTATGTATTCTTTTACAAATATGTTCGGAAATATATTGGCTGGTTATTGGATAGACAAACAAGGAGCAAAAAAAGTATTGTTATTTGGTTTTTTCTTGACTGGAGGCAGTCTGCTTCTTTATACCATTGTTTCTACTCCAGAGCAATTGATGTTTGTAAGATTCCTACATGGATTATTTAGTGGATTTTTAGTTCCTGCCGCTTTTACCGTCATAGCAAATAAAGGAGAAGAAGGAAAACAAGGAAAATCTATGGCTATTTCGGGAGTTGCAGTTGGCATTTCTGCGATTATTGGACCGGCATTTGGAGGAATTGTTGCAGCAAAATATGGAGTTAATTGGGTATTCATAATCATTGCTGTTATCATGCTAATTATTGCTGTACTATCATTAATTATTATTCCTAATGGCACTACTCCAATTTCAAGGAAAATTGAGCCACCATTAAAAACTCTTGTAATTATAATAAAAACACCCATGCTTGCTACTAGTTTTATTGGCGCTTTCTCGTTAATGTTTGCCCAAGGTGTGCTAGCGTACATGCTTCCATTACAGGTTGAAATATTCGAATTTGGAAGTCAGTATAGTGGGATGCTTCTTAGCACTTTCGGAATTACCGCGATTTTAATATTCGCTTTGCCTACGAATAAAGTTTTCGATACATACCAAAATCATTTTGTTATGATGATTGGAATGTCAACAATTGGAGCCGCACTAATATTATTAAGTATGTCCTCCTCTCTGTTATTATTGTTTTTCTGTATGATATTATATGGCGCAGGGTTCGCCTTACTGTTTCCATCCAT from Cytobacillus dafuensis encodes:
- a CDS encoding MFS transporter gives rise to the protein MKQFILFIVLISFFDMFSQLPIMSPFAKSLGATPALIGLTVGMYSFTNMFGNILAGYWIDKQGAKKVLLFGFFLTGGSLLLYTIVSTPEQLMFVRFLHGLFSGFLVPAAFTVIANKGEEGKQGKSMAISGVAVGISAIIGPAFGGIVAAKYGVNWVFIIIAVIMLIIAVLSLIIIPNGTTPISRKIEPPLKTLVIIIKTPMLATSFIGAFSLMFAQGVLAYMLPLQVEIFEFGSQYSGMLLSTFGITAILIFALPTNKVFDTYQNHFVMMIGMSTIGAALILLSMSSSLLLLFFCMILYGAGFALLFPSISAMLANHTDHETRGKAFGLFYAFFSLGVVVGSSLTGLLEVSYGTGYIIAACILFINTLWMFVYFRSKSQVKESME
- a CDS encoding carboxypeptidase M32, giving the protein MSNQIDKIENEFLEYVKKMESYNEALSLMYWDLRTGAPKQGIEQRSEVIGMLSSDVFKMSTSNEMADYIEQLSGSKDDLSEKTWKTLEECKKEYDRNKKIPAEEYKEFVILQSKAESIWEEAKEKADFSLFRPYLEKLVETTKRFIGYWGYDGNKYNTLLDMYEPGITVEVLDRVFGELREKIVPLVQQISESANKPETTFLFEHFPKNKQRDFSLAILEQMGYNFNAGRLDETVHPFAIGLNPGDVRVTTKYDESDFRTAVFGTIHEGGHALYEQNISQDLIGTPLCDGTSMGIHESQSLFYENFVGRNQSFWKKNYDLLKEYASGQFDEISLEDFYRAINESKPSLIRIEADELTYPLHIIIRYEIEKGIFNDEIEVKDLPQVWKDKYEKYLGVKPENDAQGVLQDVHWSGGSFGYFPSYALGYMYAAQLKNAMQKDLPHYDQLLEEGNLLPIKEWFTENVHKYGKLKKPLDILNDVTGEGLNAEFLIKYLYDKYINVYKLQ
- a CDS encoding DMT family transporter, with translation MKKLLPYLMIAAGASLWGIIAFFVKGLADYGFTSMEIVAIRVIYAAIFLLFIGIIHYRKQMILYRFTDIRFFIGTGIFSVVFFNFCYFTTISQMNISIAVILLYTAPAFVTILSFIFLKESLNMNKLIAVIGTIIGCILIAGVSAGDSNLTFIGVITGLGSGLGYALYTIFSKFALKKYQPFTITLYTFIVAAIFLLPITQLWQKVDLLLNSNVLLYSIGLGFIPTVLAYFIYTWGLQKTEGSKAAVIATVEPVVATLLGVMLYGEKLGLIQIAGAILILCSVIIVNVSFQKKNVTSVSQKLS